Proteins encoded in a region of the Cygnus olor isolate bCygOlo1 chromosome 4, bCygOlo1.pri.v2, whole genome shotgun sequence genome:
- the KRCC1 gene encoding lysine-rich coiled-coil protein 1 isoform X4: MIFSSPITALSHYLGKIHAKNLKQASRDKVLMAAQSMQPVSALQKPSAEKPLLPSKAEEFASTSNRSLELNDTKYCQLCCAPFDNLLSAQQHYVGKKHRRNIARKKIMEELGDEALLAESRTNDSLSSVVWRGPYTCRVCNIMLSSIEAYKSHVQGKKHQIRATKVVNLVENSKKTYDSFPDELTDCIEVSKARGPEQRTYLRTAEEEEFQNKDGEVVSSTFKCEQSWHSNTFSETQSPTNTGEKGSPSWPSACEHALERTPNCNCNVGHCIEEQTSEVATIREKSFRLSVAESKDYCKLEVDETFTSCYREQKLQIKHNEEEKYISEELKCKKEATTPKRKENSEDAGFGKENERQKRIKFDIDSVNEKKSKLYKGKSLKENPAEKESRKHRKDKQKPQTNVKTEEELLWDESVFGY; the protein is encoded by the exons atgattttttcctccccaatTACTGCGTTGTCTCACTACTTGGGAAAGATCCACGCTAAAAACCTGAAGCAAGCATCAAGAGACAAAGTCCTGATGGCAGCACAGAGCATGCAGCCTGTTTCTG CTTTACAGAAGCCATCAGCTGAGAAGCCCTTGCTGCCTTCAAAAGCTGAAGAGTTTGCATCAACCTCCAACAGAAGTTTAGAGTTAAATGATACAAAGtactgccagctctgctgtgctcccTTCGATAATCTGCTCTCGGCCCAGCAGCATTATGTTGgtaagaaacacagaagaaacatagcacggaaaaaaataatggaggaGCTGGGAGACGAAGCTCTCCTTGCAGAATCCAGAACAAATG ATTCCTTATCCTCTGTGGTTTGGCGTGGTCCTTACACGTGCCGTGTTTGTAATATCATGCTTTCGTCTATAGAAGCGTACAAGTCCCACGTGCAAGGGAAGAAACACCAGATTAG AGCAACAAAGGTTGTCAATCTCGTGGagaattcaaagaaaacttATGACTCCTTTCCAGATGAATTAACAGATTGCATTGAAGTTTCGAAAGCTAGAGGTCCAGAGCAAAGAACATATTTGagaacagcagaagaggaagagtttcaaaataaagatgGTGAGGTTGTATCTTCAACCTTTAAGTGTGAACAAAGCTGGCACTCCAACACTTTCTCAGAAACCCAGTCACCTACAAATACTGGGGAAAAGGGATCTCCCAGTTGGCCGTCAGCTTGTGAGCATGCCCTGGAAAGGACACCTAATTGTAACTGTAACGTGGGACACTGTATAGAAGAGCAAACATCTGAAGTGGCCACCATCAGAGAGAAAAGCTTTAGACTATCAGTTGCAGAATCTAAAGATTACTGCAAACTTGAGGTTGATGAAACTTTTACTAGCTGCTACAGAGAACAGAAACTTCAGATAAAACAcaatgaggaggaaaaatacattagTGAAGAGCTGAAGTGTAAGAAAGAAGCCACAACaccaaaaaggaaggaaaatagtGAAGATGCaggttttggaaaagaaaatgagaggcAAAAGCGAATTAAATTTGACATAGACTCGgtaaatgagaagaaatcaaAGCTTTATAAAGGCAAAAGTCTTAAAGAAAACCCTGCTgagaaagagagcagaaagcacagaaaggatAAACAGAAACCACAGACAAATGTCAAAACAGAAGAAGAGCTGCTTTGGGATGAATCTGTCTTTGGATACTga
- the KRCC1 gene encoding lysine-rich coiled-coil protein 1 isoform X2: MSHYESKKHAREVCLYTQTHAEKDERQENGKKKKTNYINFQVDGSGEADKNKYCSLCNMIFSSPITALSHYLGKIHAKNLKQASRDKVLMAAQSMQPVSALQKPSAEKPLLPSKAEEFASTSNRSLELNDTKYCQLCCAPFDNLLSAQQHYVGKKHRRNIARKKIMEELGDEALLAESRTNDSLSSVVWRGPYTCRVCNIMLSSIEAYKSHVQGKKHQIRATKVVNLVENSKKTYDSFPDELTDCIEVSKARGPEQRTYLRTAEEEEFQNKDGEVVSSTFKCEQSWHSNTFSETQSPTNTGEKGSPSWPSACEHALERTPNCNCNVGHCIEEQTSEVATIREKSFRLSVAESKDYCKLEVDETFTSCYREQKLQIKHNEEEKYISEELKCKKEATTPKRKENSEDAGFGKENERQKRIKFDIDSVNEKKSKLYKGKSLKENPAEKESRKHRKDKQKPQTNVKTEEELLWDESVFGY; encoded by the exons AGCAAAAAGCATGCTCGGGAAGTTTGTCTTTACACCCAAACGCACGCTGAGAAGGATGAGAGGCAGGAGAAtggcaaaaagaagaaaacaaactataTTAATTTTCAG GTGGATGGGAGCGGTGaagcagataaaaacaaatactgcagTCTCTGCAACatgattttttcctccccaatTACTGCGTTGTCTCACTACTTGGGAAAGATCCACGCTAAAAACCTGAAGCAAGCATCAAGAGACAAAGTCCTGATGGCAGCACAGAGCATGCAGCCTGTTTCTG CTTTACAGAAGCCATCAGCTGAGAAGCCCTTGCTGCCTTCAAAAGCTGAAGAGTTTGCATCAACCTCCAACAGAAGTTTAGAGTTAAATGATACAAAGtactgccagctctgctgtgctcccTTCGATAATCTGCTCTCGGCCCAGCAGCATTATGTTGgtaagaaacacagaagaaacatagcacggaaaaaaataatggaggaGCTGGGAGACGAAGCTCTCCTTGCAGAATCCAGAACAAATG ATTCCTTATCCTCTGTGGTTTGGCGTGGTCCTTACACGTGCCGTGTTTGTAATATCATGCTTTCGTCTATAGAAGCGTACAAGTCCCACGTGCAAGGGAAGAAACACCAGATTAG AGCAACAAAGGTTGTCAATCTCGTGGagaattcaaagaaaacttATGACTCCTTTCCAGATGAATTAACAGATTGCATTGAAGTTTCGAAAGCTAGAGGTCCAGAGCAAAGAACATATTTGagaacagcagaagaggaagagtttcaaaataaagatgGTGAGGTTGTATCTTCAACCTTTAAGTGTGAACAAAGCTGGCACTCCAACACTTTCTCAGAAACCCAGTCACCTACAAATACTGGGGAAAAGGGATCTCCCAGTTGGCCGTCAGCTTGTGAGCATGCCCTGGAAAGGACACCTAATTGTAACTGTAACGTGGGACACTGTATAGAAGAGCAAACATCTGAAGTGGCCACCATCAGAGAGAAAAGCTTTAGACTATCAGTTGCAGAATCTAAAGATTACTGCAAACTTGAGGTTGATGAAACTTTTACTAGCTGCTACAGAGAACAGAAACTTCAGATAAAACAcaatgaggaggaaaaatacattagTGAAGAGCTGAAGTGTAAGAAAGAAGCCACAACaccaaaaaggaaggaaaatagtGAAGATGCaggttttggaaaagaaaatgagaggcAAAAGCGAATTAAATTTGACATAGACTCGgtaaatgagaagaaatcaaAGCTTTATAAAGGCAAAAGTCTTAAAGAAAACCCTGCTgagaaagagagcagaaagcacagaaaggatAAACAGAAACCACAGACAAATGTCAAAACAGAAGAAGAGCTGCTTTGGGATGAATCTGTCTTTGGATACTga
- the KRCC1 gene encoding lysine-rich coiled-coil protein 1 isoform X3 codes for MWSKKHAREVCLYTQTHAEKDERQENGKKKKTNYINFQVDGSGEADKNKYCSLCNMIFSSPITALSHYLGKIHAKNLKQASRDKVLMAAQSMQPVSALQKPSAEKPLLPSKAEEFASTSNRSLELNDTKYCQLCCAPFDNLLSAQQHYVGKKHRRNIARKKIMEELGDEALLAESRTNDSLSSVVWRGPYTCRVCNIMLSSIEAYKSHVQGKKHQIRATKVVNLVENSKKTYDSFPDELTDCIEVSKARGPEQRTYLRTAEEEEFQNKDGEVVSSTFKCEQSWHSNTFSETQSPTNTGEKGSPSWPSACEHALERTPNCNCNVGHCIEEQTSEVATIREKSFRLSVAESKDYCKLEVDETFTSCYREQKLQIKHNEEEKYISEELKCKKEATTPKRKENSEDAGFGKENERQKRIKFDIDSVNEKKSKLYKGKSLKENPAEKESRKHRKDKQKPQTNVKTEEELLWDESVFGY; via the exons AGCAAAAAGCATGCTCGGGAAGTTTGTCTTTACACCCAAACGCACGCTGAGAAGGATGAGAGGCAGGAGAAtggcaaaaagaagaaaacaaactataTTAATTTTCAG GTGGATGGGAGCGGTGaagcagataaaaacaaatactgcagTCTCTGCAACatgattttttcctccccaatTACTGCGTTGTCTCACTACTTGGGAAAGATCCACGCTAAAAACCTGAAGCAAGCATCAAGAGACAAAGTCCTGATGGCAGCACAGAGCATGCAGCCTGTTTCTG CTTTACAGAAGCCATCAGCTGAGAAGCCCTTGCTGCCTTCAAAAGCTGAAGAGTTTGCATCAACCTCCAACAGAAGTTTAGAGTTAAATGATACAAAGtactgccagctctgctgtgctcccTTCGATAATCTGCTCTCGGCCCAGCAGCATTATGTTGgtaagaaacacagaagaaacatagcacggaaaaaaataatggaggaGCTGGGAGACGAAGCTCTCCTTGCAGAATCCAGAACAAATG ATTCCTTATCCTCTGTGGTTTGGCGTGGTCCTTACACGTGCCGTGTTTGTAATATCATGCTTTCGTCTATAGAAGCGTACAAGTCCCACGTGCAAGGGAAGAAACACCAGATTAG AGCAACAAAGGTTGTCAATCTCGTGGagaattcaaagaaaacttATGACTCCTTTCCAGATGAATTAACAGATTGCATTGAAGTTTCGAAAGCTAGAGGTCCAGAGCAAAGAACATATTTGagaacagcagaagaggaagagtttcaaaataaagatgGTGAGGTTGTATCTTCAACCTTTAAGTGTGAACAAAGCTGGCACTCCAACACTTTCTCAGAAACCCAGTCACCTACAAATACTGGGGAAAAGGGATCTCCCAGTTGGCCGTCAGCTTGTGAGCATGCCCTGGAAAGGACACCTAATTGTAACTGTAACGTGGGACACTGTATAGAAGAGCAAACATCTGAAGTGGCCACCATCAGAGAGAAAAGCTTTAGACTATCAGTTGCAGAATCTAAAGATTACTGCAAACTTGAGGTTGATGAAACTTTTACTAGCTGCTACAGAGAACAGAAACTTCAGATAAAACAcaatgaggaggaaaaatacattagTGAAGAGCTGAAGTGTAAGAAAGAAGCCACAACaccaaaaaggaaggaaaatagtGAAGATGCaggttttggaaaagaaaatgagaggcAAAAGCGAATTAAATTTGACATAGACTCGgtaaatgagaagaaatcaaAGCTTTATAAAGGCAAAAGTCTTAAAGAAAACCCTGCTgagaaagagagcagaaagcacagaaaggatAAACAGAAACCACAGACAAATGTCAAAACAGAAGAAGAGCTGCTTTGGGATGAATCTGTCTTTGGATACTga
- the KRCC1 gene encoding lysine-rich coiled-coil protein 1 isoform X1 — MNEIPVAGYTTAWPLVNETGIIPISSQSKKHAREVCLYTQTHAEKDERQENGKKKKTNYINFQVDGSGEADKNKYCSLCNMIFSSPITALSHYLGKIHAKNLKQASRDKVLMAAQSMQPVSALQKPSAEKPLLPSKAEEFASTSNRSLELNDTKYCQLCCAPFDNLLSAQQHYVGKKHRRNIARKKIMEELGDEALLAESRTNDSLSSVVWRGPYTCRVCNIMLSSIEAYKSHVQGKKHQIRATKVVNLVENSKKTYDSFPDELTDCIEVSKARGPEQRTYLRTAEEEEFQNKDGEVVSSTFKCEQSWHSNTFSETQSPTNTGEKGSPSWPSACEHALERTPNCNCNVGHCIEEQTSEVATIREKSFRLSVAESKDYCKLEVDETFTSCYREQKLQIKHNEEEKYISEELKCKKEATTPKRKENSEDAGFGKENERQKRIKFDIDSVNEKKSKLYKGKSLKENPAEKESRKHRKDKQKPQTNVKTEEELLWDESVFGY, encoded by the exons ATGAATGAAATCCCAGTCGCTGGATATACCACTGCTTGGCCCCTTGTTAATGAAACAGGAATAATTCCAATCTCTTCTCAGAGCAAAAAGCATGCTCGGGAAGTTTGTCTTTACACCCAAACGCACGCTGAGAAGGATGAGAGGCAGGAGAAtggcaaaaagaagaaaacaaactataTTAATTTTCAG GTGGATGGGAGCGGTGaagcagataaaaacaaatactgcagTCTCTGCAACatgattttttcctccccaatTACTGCGTTGTCTCACTACTTGGGAAAGATCCACGCTAAAAACCTGAAGCAAGCATCAAGAGACAAAGTCCTGATGGCAGCACAGAGCATGCAGCCTGTTTCTG CTTTACAGAAGCCATCAGCTGAGAAGCCCTTGCTGCCTTCAAAAGCTGAAGAGTTTGCATCAACCTCCAACAGAAGTTTAGAGTTAAATGATACAAAGtactgccagctctgctgtgctcccTTCGATAATCTGCTCTCGGCCCAGCAGCATTATGTTGgtaagaaacacagaagaaacatagcacggaaaaaaataatggaggaGCTGGGAGACGAAGCTCTCCTTGCAGAATCCAGAACAAATG ATTCCTTATCCTCTGTGGTTTGGCGTGGTCCTTACACGTGCCGTGTTTGTAATATCATGCTTTCGTCTATAGAAGCGTACAAGTCCCACGTGCAAGGGAAGAAACACCAGATTAG AGCAACAAAGGTTGTCAATCTCGTGGagaattcaaagaaaacttATGACTCCTTTCCAGATGAATTAACAGATTGCATTGAAGTTTCGAAAGCTAGAGGTCCAGAGCAAAGAACATATTTGagaacagcagaagaggaagagtttcaaaataaagatgGTGAGGTTGTATCTTCAACCTTTAAGTGTGAACAAAGCTGGCACTCCAACACTTTCTCAGAAACCCAGTCACCTACAAATACTGGGGAAAAGGGATCTCCCAGTTGGCCGTCAGCTTGTGAGCATGCCCTGGAAAGGACACCTAATTGTAACTGTAACGTGGGACACTGTATAGAAGAGCAAACATCTGAAGTGGCCACCATCAGAGAGAAAAGCTTTAGACTATCAGTTGCAGAATCTAAAGATTACTGCAAACTTGAGGTTGATGAAACTTTTACTAGCTGCTACAGAGAACAGAAACTTCAGATAAAACAcaatgaggaggaaaaatacattagTGAAGAGCTGAAGTGTAAGAAAGAAGCCACAACaccaaaaaggaaggaaaatagtGAAGATGCaggttttggaaaagaaaatgagaggcAAAAGCGAATTAAATTTGACATAGACTCGgtaaatgagaagaaatcaaAGCTTTATAAAGGCAAAAGTCTTAAAGAAAACCCTGCTgagaaagagagcagaaagcacagaaaggatAAACAGAAACCACAGACAAATGTCAAAACAGAAGAAGAGCTGCTTTGGGATGAATCTGTCTTTGGATACTga